One Actinoplanes missouriensis 431 DNA segment encodes these proteins:
- a CDS encoding ABC transporter permease, whose amino-acid sequence MSTVWATVRHRFASFAGTFVAVALGVAILAAAGTLQLSSLPQAPARLASSPVLVQPPSTGTNDYGEPERPAWTADEATALARELAALPGVQAAVPDPSFYVQRLRDGTAVDDPDAARSDGHAWSSAVLGGYRLERGRAPARAGEVAMAGAAPGERIEVLTARGPETWTVTGTVIDGGRFTGAGSMAGYFVADAEALGRASGVPLIGLTLTGSEERVAAAAQALVGPAGSVLTGRDRDQLEPASVSRIRWIGAQLLIALVTLGAFATIFVVSSTCALSAAQRRRELGLLRAVGATPGQVRRMMYAETTLIALAAGVVGAPLGALGAPLLAGPMVENGLEPAGFTATQQPLAMTGAALVGVLAALAGVIVAARRASTIPPLDALREAAVDPRPMPVSRWVAGLLSAAGGGAVLAVMPSLPDETKTTAGLGAAMLLITAGAMLSPVVIGPLVRVVAAPWRRSATGMLVREGTLTGVRRVASTAAPVLATVGLTVLLTGMIATIEEAAGIDAAAEYPAADLLVPSGTPGLSEAAVAAHPGSSRLETRVLVTVGTTTTGYDAVGLTRTERDHTGEAADPAGAVVLNPETASELGVTTGRTVALRLADGTRAELPVRAVDPEAEAPVVLPHELVRAHDPDALTNLVVLDGTATAAAGGEVLPVEEYAQREVDEEGRLVDLFLWALIGLSAGYTGIAVGNTLLMATAARRAELRVLRLTGAGRGQVLGVLSAEALLAVGVGALLGAAVAGLSMFGIRAALESELGHDIALVIPWGAGTAVTVGCAVVAVLATAVPAPRRGRAA is encoded by the coding sequence ATGAGCACGGTCTGGGCGACGGTCCGGCACCGGTTCGCGAGCTTCGCCGGCACGTTCGTCGCGGTTGCGCTGGGGGTGGCGATCCTGGCCGCCGCGGGGACGCTGCAGCTCAGCTCGCTTCCGCAGGCTCCGGCCCGGCTCGCGAGCTCGCCGGTGCTGGTCCAGCCGCCATCGACCGGGACGAACGACTACGGCGAACCGGAACGCCCGGCGTGGACCGCCGACGAGGCGACAGCGCTGGCCCGTGAGCTGGCTGCCCTGCCGGGCGTCCAGGCCGCCGTCCCGGATCCGTCCTTCTACGTCCAGCGGCTGCGTGACGGCACAGCGGTGGACGACCCGGACGCCGCCCGGTCCGATGGGCACGCCTGGTCGTCGGCGGTTCTCGGTGGCTACCGGCTCGAGCGTGGCCGGGCCCCGGCGAGAGCCGGCGAGGTCGCGATGGCGGGGGCCGCACCGGGCGAGAGGATCGAGGTGCTCACGGCCCGGGGCCCGGAGACGTGGACGGTCACCGGGACCGTGATCGACGGCGGTCGCTTCACCGGCGCCGGCTCGATGGCCGGATACTTCGTGGCGGACGCCGAGGCTCTGGGGCGCGCTTCCGGCGTACCGCTGATCGGCCTGACTTTGACCGGCAGCGAAGAGCGGGTGGCGGCAGCGGCGCAGGCGCTGGTCGGGCCGGCCGGCAGTGTCCTGACCGGCCGAGATCGTGATCAGCTGGAGCCGGCCAGTGTCAGCCGGATCCGGTGGATCGGCGCACAGTTGCTGATCGCGCTCGTCACGCTCGGTGCGTTCGCGACGATCTTCGTGGTCTCCTCGACATGTGCGCTGAGCGCCGCGCAGCGGCGGCGCGAGCTGGGACTTCTGCGCGCGGTCGGCGCGACGCCGGGCCAGGTGCGCCGGATGATGTACGCGGAGACCACCCTGATCGCCCTGGCTGCCGGCGTCGTCGGCGCCCCGCTCGGTGCGCTCGGCGCGCCACTGCTGGCCGGGCCGATGGTCGAGAACGGTCTTGAGCCGGCGGGTTTCACGGCGACCCAGCAGCCCCTGGCGATGACCGGCGCCGCTCTCGTCGGCGTCCTCGCCGCGCTGGCGGGTGTGATCGTGGCAGCCCGCCGAGCGTCCACGATCCCGCCGCTGGACGCGCTGCGGGAAGCCGCCGTCGATCCCCGTCCGATGCCGGTGTCCCGGTGGGTGGCCGGCCTTCTGAGCGCGGCGGGCGGTGGCGCGGTGCTGGCGGTGATGCCGTCCCTGCCCGACGAGACGAAGACGACTGCCGGGCTGGGTGCCGCGATGCTGCTGATCACCGCGGGTGCGATGCTGTCCCCGGTGGTGATCGGACCGCTGGTGCGGGTGGTCGCGGCGCCGTGGCGGCGGTCAGCGACAGGCATGCTGGTTCGCGAGGGCACGCTCACCGGAGTACGCCGCGTCGCCTCCACGGCCGCGCCCGTGCTCGCCACCGTCGGGTTGACCGTGCTGCTCACCGGCATGATCGCGACGATCGAGGAGGCGGCCGGCATCGACGCGGCCGCGGAGTACCCGGCAGCCGACCTGCTGGTGCCGAGCGGCACACCGGGGCTCTCCGAGGCCGCGGTCGCGGCTCACCCGGGGTCGTCCCGCCTGGAGACGCGCGTGCTGGTCACCGTGGGCACGACCACGACCGGGTACGACGCCGTGGGCCTCACCCGCACCGAGCGAGATCACACGGGTGAGGCCGCTGATCCCGCCGGGGCCGTCGTGCTGAACCCCGAGACCGCCTCCGAGCTGGGCGTCACGACGGGCCGCACGGTCGCCCTGCGCCTGGCCGACGGCACCCGTGCCGAGCTGCCGGTCCGCGCCGTCGACCCGGAGGCCGAAGCGCCCGTGGTCCTGCCGCACGAGCTGGTCCGCGCGCACGATCCCGACGCTCTCACCAACCTGGTCGTCCTGGACGGGACGGCGACGGCGGCGGCCGGGGGAGAGGTGTTGCCGGTCGAGGAGTACGCGCAACGGGAGGTCGACGAGGAGGGGCGACTGGTGGATCTGTTCCTGTGGGCGCTGATCGGCCTGAGTGCCGGATACACCGGCATCGCGGTCGGCAACACCCTGCTGATGGCGACCGCGGCCCGTCGTGCCGAGCTACGGGTGCTCCGGCTGACCGGTGCCGGGCGCGGCCAGGTGCTCGGTGTGCTCTCCGCCGAGGCGCTGCTCGCGGTCGGGGTCGGTGCCCTGCTCGGCGCTGCGGTCGCGGGGCTCTCCATGT